TCGGCCATCCGGTGACGGAGTTCGGCGCACCGGGCGGTGGCCCGCTCATGGTCGTCGTGGGCCCAGGCTAGGTCCAGCCGGACGGCGTCGGCCTGCTCCCGGGTGTTCGCCGAGGCGAGCCGACGTCCCAGGTCGGCCTGGCGTTCGGCGGCGTAGCGCTGTTCGCGGAGCATGACGTCGAGCCGGTCCCCGAGGGCGTCACGGCCACCGGGACGGGAGTCGTGGGCGGCGAGCGCGGCGGCGTGCAGGGACCGGGCCCGTGACGTCTCCTGCCCGGCGGCCGCGGCGCCGTAGGCGGCGGCGAGGTCCTGGAGCACCGCCTCCACGACGTCCCAGGGCGGCACCTCGTGGCCGTCGAGGCAGGCGCGCATGCCGTCGGGGTCGCGCTGCCAGAAGACCGCGCACCAGCCGGCGCCCTGGTCGAGGCGCGCCAGCAGCGCGTTCAGGTAGCTCGCGAACTCCCGCACCCTGCCCGGGAGTTGTTCCACAGCCATCGTTCGTCTCCCGCCCGACCGGAACACTCCGGCTCGTAGAAAACACCAGCCGTGTTACAGCGCGGCTACGACCAGTTTTCAAAGCGGACGCGGCGGCGACATGGCGCAATCTTGACCCCGGGTCTCGGGTGCGGACCGGGTGGGGCCCCGCGACGGCCCCCGCGGATCACACGGCCGCCGGCGAGCACAGCCCCGCCAGCTCGTCCATCGACAGCCCGAGCACGCGGGCGAGCGCGGCGACGGTGAAGAACGCCGGGGTGGGCGCGCGGCCGGTCTCGATCTTACGGAGGGTCTCGGCGGAGATTCCGGCGCTCGCCGCGATCTCGGCCATGCTCCGGCCGCCACGCGCCTCGCGCAGCAGCCGGCCGAGCCGTTCGCCGCGCTCGCGCTCTTCCGGGGTGAGGGGGGTACGCACCATGCCGCCATTCTAATACCGGTATAGTAATTGGCATGGTGGAACTGAAGACGGACACATCGATCGACGCCATGCACGAGGCGGGCCAGGTGGTCGCCCGGGCCCTGACAGCCGTGCGGGAGGCCGCCGACGTGGGCGTCTCCCTGCTGGAGCTGGACGAGCTGGCCCACGACGTGCTGCGGGCCGCGGGCGCCACGTCGCCGTTCCTCGGCTACCGCCCGGAGTTCGCGCCCACGCCGTTCCCGGCGGTGCTCTGCGCGTCGGTGAACGAGGCGATCGTGCACGGCATCCCCACCCGCTACCGGCTGCGCGACGGCGACCTGGTCTCGCTCGACTTCGGCGCGCAGCTGGACGGCTGGGCGGGCGACTCGGCCGTCAGCTTCACCGTGGGCAGGGCGCGCCCGGCGGACGTCCGGCTGATCGAGACGGCCGAGCGGGCCCTGGCGGCGGGCATCGAGGCGGCGGTCGTCGGCAACCGCATCGGCGACATCGCGCACGCCATCGGCACGGTGTGCCGGGCGGCGGGCTACGGCATCCCGGACGGCTTCGGCGGCCACGGGATCGGCCGCCACATGCACGAGGACCCGGCGGTCCCCAACGAGGGCCGCCCCGGCCGCGGTCTGCCGCTCCGCCACGGCATGGTCATCGCCATCGAGCCGATGCTGATCGGGGGCGGCACGGACGGCTACCACGCGGCCCCCGACGGCTGGACCCTGCGCACGAACGACGGCTCGCGCGCGGCCCACGCGGAGCACACGGTGGCGATCACGGCCGGCGGACCGAGGGTACTGACCGAACGCCGATAGCCGCACCGGCGGCGTCGCGGCCACGGCCGGTTGTGTCCGTGTTCTCGGGGCTGGGCCGCGGGCCGACCGCGCCGGTGCCTCCGCGCCCGCGCCGTGGAGCGGGTGGGCCCGGCTGTGGATCACAGGCACGCCCGTCCGTGGCCCGGACGCGAGTCGCGGGCACAACCGACCCGCGGCTCGAACGCGGAGGCGCGGGCGCTCCGGTTCGTGGCGCGGACGCGGGGGCGGAGTCGGGCGGGTTGGTGCCGTGGGGTGGTGTCGGCGCGTGATTCCTGCGCGTGCCCGCGGTGGGCGGGCGTGCGAAGGTGGGGGTACGGCCCCAGCCGAGGGCACCCGGCACCGCATCGCACGTCGATCGAACGGAACGCCATGAGCAGCGGCTTCAACGGCCCGGAGGGCTACGGCGACCCCTTCGGCGAGTTCCTGGCCCGCTTCTTCGGCGGGCCTCGCCCCGGCCCCCGCCAGATCAACATCGGCCAGCTCCTCAGCAGGCCCGCACGCGAGCTCGTCCGCGGCGCCGCCCAGTACGCCGCCGAGCACGGCAGCCGCGACCTGGACACCGAACACCTGCTGCGGGCGGCCCTGTCCGCGGAGCCCACGCGCTCGCTGCTCAGCCGGGCGGGCGCCGACCCCGACTCCCTCGCGACACAGATCGACGAGCGGTCGGGACCGGTGCAGCATCCGCCGGGCGAGGTGCCCCCGCCCACCTCGCTGTCCCTGACGCCCGCCGCCAAGCGCGCCCTGCTGGACGCGCACGATCTGGCCCGCAGCCGCGGCGCGGGCCACATCGGTCCGGAGCACGTGCTGAGCGCCCTCGCCGCCAACCCGGACTCGGCGGCCGGGCACATCCTCAACGCGGCCCGCTTCGCCGCCGCCGGTCTGCCGTCCGACGCCATGGACGCCGGCGGGCCCGCCCACGCCGCGGACGGGCAGCGGCCCACGGCCACGCCCACCCTGGACAAGTACGGCCGCGACCTCACCGAGCTGGCCCGGCAGGGGCGCATCGACCCGGTGATCGGCCGGGACGACGAGATAGAGCAGACCATCGAGGTCCTCTCCCGGCGCGGCAAGAACAACCCGGTGCTGATCGGCGACGCCGGCGTCGGCAAGACCGCCGTGGTGGAGGGACTCGCCCAGCGGATCGCCGAGGGGGACGTGCCGGACGTGCTCGCCTCCCGGCGCGTGGTCGCCCTCGACCTGACCGGCGTGGTCGCGGGCACCCGCTTCCGCGGCGACTTCGAGGAGCG
The window above is part of the Streptomyces sp. NBC_00425 genome. Proteins encoded here:
- a CDS encoding helix-turn-helix domain-containing protein gives rise to the protein MVRTPLTPEERERGERLGRLLREARGGRSMAEIAASAGISAETLRKIETGRAPTPAFFTVAALARVLGLSMDELAGLCSPAAV
- the map gene encoding type I methionyl aminopeptidase, producing MVELKTDTSIDAMHEAGQVVARALTAVREAADVGVSLLELDELAHDVLRAAGATSPFLGYRPEFAPTPFPAVLCASVNEAIVHGIPTRYRLRDGDLVSLDFGAQLDGWAGDSAVSFTVGRARPADVRLIETAERALAAGIEAAVVGNRIGDIAHAIGTVCRAAGYGIPDGFGGHGIGRHMHEDPAVPNEGRPGRGLPLRHGMVIAIEPMLIGGGTDGYHAAPDGWTLRTNDGSRAAHAEHTVAITAGGPRVLTERR